Proteins encoded by one window of Enterococcus faecalis:
- a CDS encoding DEAD/DEAH box helicase, producing the protein MKWSIPERIVEQGREYMQEGRVLSIVQNPEKRIWLSEVLGEELYLVELDGTAKEQDVCECQYWMEHGYCKHTVAVELALKQRGVSRIIQANQTVSFEKTNRSTAEMFTKGFAKLSKASAEVPLQPLRLEFHLDVIETNNYYPELSTIGLSLKIGLEGTKPKTYIVKNIGDFLQAYEKEMTFMVNKQHQFTLLHDSFSMEIQEILTELAAIYHTSQLLGANGIQVKGKIDKRYLLLPIDRSQSLVEKMNRTGQFILTNQTHKYRYLTFKETSLPLTFTVQKTEEQSFKLTIQNPITTFLAHYHWAIADQTVYLLTEEQEAIYTTLLQLMKRLEEPSIIYEKETVSDLFSEVLPLLEKIGRVSVEESVEELVVHHPLKAVFIFKKIKGRINARIDYHYGEVIFSTNPKYAQLPEVNQEIVRDKAKETAIKQQFQQFAYQQTTTGFEKVLPAGESLYYFFKAEVPAFRQLGEVRMGRKLRELYLDAQHHQPTIEVAEGDSWLDIRFDVTGIDETEIDAVLTSLLRNDAFYTLKSGEILAFDSEEFFHTSAILTKLRKNMHQEDNVIHVPKNQGLMIESLLEDNERAHFSDSFKKMVTDLTHPENFEAQVPKTLQATLRHYQETGYKWLKMLSHYQFGGILADEMGLGKTLQTITYLLSEKEEECLKGTALIVAPASLTYNWLAEVKRFAPTLNVQVVSGNRQERAALLQNSTEDILITSYASMRQDVQLYQEMRVGYLILDEAQMVKNSGTKTAQALKSLKVPQRFALSGTPIENNLDELWSIFQMILPGLFPGKKAFREIKPEEIAKMIQPFILRRDKKTVLADLPEKIENNMYSVLTEEQKTVYLAYLKQMQADVSQMDQATFKKNRMSILAGLTRLRQICCDPRLFIEDYTGGSGKVEQVKDFLVAAKENNRRVLLFSQFTSMLSILEKELNELGLETFYLRGSTKPQDRLTMANAFNEGEKDVFLISLKAGGTGLNLTGADTVILYDLWWNPAVEEQAAGRAHRMGQKKVVEVWRMIAEGTVEEKMNSLQQEKRELFQKVIQGNEEQLAKMTEEDIRTILSIGE; encoded by the coding sequence ATGAAATGGAGTATTCCAGAGCGAATCGTTGAACAAGGGCGCGAATATATGCAAGAAGGCCGGGTCTTATCTATCGTTCAAAATCCAGAAAAAAGGATCTGGTTGTCTGAGGTTTTAGGGGAAGAACTTTATCTTGTTGAATTGGATGGTACCGCCAAAGAACAAGATGTTTGTGAATGTCAATATTGGATGGAACATGGCTATTGCAAGCATACAGTGGCAGTTGAACTGGCACTGAAACAACGAGGCGTGTCAAGAATTATTCAAGCGAATCAAACAGTCAGTTTTGAGAAAACAAATCGATCAACAGCTGAAATGTTTACCAAAGGCTTTGCCAAATTAAGCAAAGCTTCTGCCGAAGTTCCCTTGCAGCCTTTACGTTTAGAATTTCATTTAGATGTGATCGAAACGAATAATTACTATCCAGAATTATCAACGATTGGTCTTTCTTTAAAAATTGGTTTGGAAGGCACCAAACCTAAAACATATATTGTGAAAAATATTGGTGATTTTTTACAAGCATATGAAAAAGAAATGACCTTTATGGTGAATAAACAACACCAATTTACCTTGCTACATGATTCTTTTTCAATGGAGATTCAAGAAATTTTAACAGAACTTGCGGCAATTTATCATACCAGCCAATTATTAGGTGCAAACGGTATTCAAGTTAAAGGGAAAATCGACAAACGTTATCTATTATTACCAATTGATCGCAGTCAATCGTTAGTTGAAAAAATGAATCGAACGGGTCAGTTTATATTGACCAATCAAACTCATAAGTATCGCTATCTAACGTTCAAAGAAACCAGTTTGCCACTTACGTTTACAGTGCAAAAAACCGAGGAACAAAGCTTCAAATTAACTATTCAGAATCCTATTACAACGTTTCTAGCCCACTATCACTGGGCGATTGCGGATCAAACGGTTTATTTACTAACAGAAGAGCAGGAAGCCATCTACACCACGTTACTTCAATTAATGAAACGCTTGGAAGAGCCGTCAATTATTTATGAAAAAGAAACAGTTTCTGATTTATTTAGTGAAGTGTTACCATTATTGGAAAAAATTGGTCGAGTGTCTGTTGAAGAATCAGTTGAAGAATTAGTCGTCCATCATCCTTTAAAAGCAGTCTTTATTTTTAAGAAAATTAAAGGTCGGATTAATGCTCGAATTGACTATCACTATGGAGAAGTCATTTTCTCGACAAACCCGAAATATGCTCAATTACCTGAAGTCAATCAAGAAATCGTTCGAGATAAAGCAAAAGAAACAGCAATTAAGCAACAATTTCAACAGTTTGCCTATCAGCAAACAACCACAGGCTTTGAAAAAGTCTTACCTGCTGGGGAGTCCTTGTATTATTTCTTTAAAGCCGAAGTACCAGCTTTCCGTCAATTAGGAGAAGTTCGGATGGGACGGAAATTACGGGAATTGTATTTAGATGCCCAGCATCATCAACCAACGATTGAAGTTGCGGAAGGGGATTCTTGGTTGGATATTCGGTTTGATGTCACTGGCATTGATGAAACCGAAATCGATGCAGTATTGACTAGTCTGCTACGTAATGATGCTTTTTATACGTTAAAAAGTGGTGAAATTCTTGCTTTTGACTCAGAGGAATTTTTCCATACAAGTGCAATTTTAACGAAGCTGCGAAAAAATATGCATCAAGAAGACAATGTCATTCATGTGCCCAAAAATCAAGGTCTCATGATCGAAAGTTTATTAGAAGACAACGAGCGGGCACATTTTTCAGATTCCTTTAAAAAAATGGTCACGGATTTAACACATCCAGAAAACTTTGAAGCGCAAGTCCCCAAAACCTTACAAGCAACGTTACGCCATTACCAAGAAACAGGGTATAAATGGCTGAAAATGCTTAGCCATTATCAATTTGGCGGTATTTTAGCTGATGAAATGGGTTTAGGGAAGACACTGCAAACCATTACCTATTTACTTTCGGAAAAAGAAGAAGAGTGCTTGAAAGGGACAGCTTTGATTGTCGCTCCTGCAAGTTTAACCTATAACTGGTTAGCCGAAGTCAAACGTTTTGCGCCAACCTTAAATGTTCAAGTGGTTTCTGGCAACCGCCAAGAACGAGCAGCGCTTTTACAAAATAGCACCGAAGATATTCTGATTACTTCTTATGCAAGTATGCGACAAGATGTTCAGCTTTATCAGGAAATGCGTGTCGGCTATTTGATTTTAGATGAGGCCCAAATGGTTAAAAATAGTGGAACTAAAACGGCGCAAGCCTTAAAAAGTTTAAAAGTACCGCAACGTTTTGCATTAAGTGGCACACCAATTGAAAATAATTTAGATGAACTGTGGTCAATTTTCCAAATGATCTTACCGGGATTGTTCCCAGGCAAAAAAGCCTTTCGAGAAATTAAGCCGGAAGAAATTGCCAAAATGATTCAACCATTCATTTTACGACGAGACAAGAAAACGGTGCTCGCAGACTTACCAGAAAAAATTGAAAATAATATGTACAGTGTCTTAACAGAAGAACAAAAAACGGTTTATTTGGCCTATCTAAAACAAATGCAAGCAGATGTCAGTCAAATGGATCAGGCGACCTTCAAGAAAAATCGCATGAGTATTTTAGCAGGCTTGACCCGTTTACGACAAATCTGTTGCGATCCGCGTTTGTTTATTGAGGATTACACGGGAGGTTCTGGCAAAGTGGAACAAGTCAAAGACTTTTTAGTGGCTGCCAAAGAAAACAATCGTCGTGTTCTATTATTTTCTCAGTTCACAAGCATGCTTTCTATCTTAGAAAAAGAATTGAATGAATTAGGTTTAGAGACGTTCTATTTACGAGGAAGTACGAAGCCTCAAGATCGGTTAACGATGGCGAATGCCTTCAATGAAGGAGAAAAAGATGTCTTCTTAATTTCATTGAAAGCAGGGGGAACCGGACTAAATTTAACTGGTGCAGATACAGTTATTTTATACGATTTATGGTGGAATCCCGCAGTCGAAGAACAAGCGGCTGGTCGGGCGCACCGCATGGGACAAAAAAAAGTTGTTGAAGTGTGGCGGATGATTGCAGAAGGAACGGTTGAAGAAAAAATGAATTCCTTACAGCAAGAAAAACGCGAGCTGTTCCAAAAAGTGATTCAAGGAAATGAAGAGCAATTAGCGAAAATGACGGAAGAAGATATTCGCACAATTTTAAGCATTGGGGAATAG